GGCGATGACGGTCATGTCATGTTCGATGACGAGGATAGTGTGTCCTTCTCGATTTAGCGCCTTGATGTGGTCGAGGATGTCGTCCATGAGCGCGGGATTGACGCCTGCGCTCGGTTCGTCGAGCAACAGCAGGTCGGGGTCCAACATGAGTACCCGGGCGAGTTCGAGAAGTTTCTTCTGTCCACCACTCAGGTCTTCGCCGTTTTCGTCGGCCACGCCGTTCAGATCGAGTTTATTGATGATCGCGTTTGCGCGCTCGATTTTGTCATCGCCGCTGACATCGGGCGTCTGCGGCACGAGCATATTCTCGAAAACGGAGAGTTTCCCGAACGGTTTCGTATCCTGGAAGGTGCGTCCGATACCGCTGGTCGCAATCTTGTACGGCTTCCCGCCCGTTATGTCTTTACCTTTGAGAGACACGCTACCGCTGGTGGGTTTGTGGAAGCCGGTAATGAGGTCGAACGTGGTGGATTTCCCCGCGCCGTTTGGGCCGATGAGACCCGCGACCTCTCCCTCGGTCACGCTGAAACTGAGCTGATCGACAGCCGTCAGGCCGCCAAAGGTTTTTACGAGTGAGTCGGTTTTGAGGATTGTATCGTCGGTCATTTGGAATCTCCTCGGAGCGCATTACGGACGGTGTTGGCCTGTTCTTTGAGCAGGTCTGACTGCACGCTACTGCCCATTATTCCGTTCGGAGCGAATAGGATGATGATCAACAGAAGGAATCCCCAGATCAGGAGACGGATGCTGGTGAACCCGCGGAGTAGTTCCGAGAGGCCGAGCACCGCTACGACACCGACGATCGGGCCGCTAAAGATACCGATTCCACCGATCACGGTCATCGCCATGAACCGGATCATCTGGTTGATCTGGAGCATCTGCGGTGAGATAATCAAGACGTTGTAGACTTGGAGGCCGCCAGCAACGCCTGCGAGTGCCGACCCGACGAAGAACCCGGCTAGCTTGTGCCGGTAAGTGTTATTGCCGAGCATCTGGGCCGCGTCTTCTGACTCACGAATCGCGCGTGCGATAAGCCCGAACCGAGACACGGTTAGCACGTACTGAACGGCAAGGAACAGGCCAACTACGGCGACGGTGAAGTAGAAAAACTGGAACCGGCTACCGCCGAACATCGCAGTAAAACCTGTAAGGCCAGTCGGGCCTCCGGTGATGTCGCGGAAGGAGATGGCTGCGAGATGAATAATCTCGGCGTACGCCAGCGTGACCATCGCGAGATACGACCCGCCGAGACGGAGCGCCGGTATGGTGATAGGGAGGCTGAACAAGCCGCCAGCGACTCCACCGATCACGATCGCGACGATCGGATTGACGCCCAGTTCGAGAGCGGAGACGGCGGTAGCGTATCCGCCGATGCCGAAGAGTGCGGCGTGGGTAAAGCTGAACATCCCGAAGTAGCCCGCGATGAAGTTCCAGCTAGCCACTGCGAGGAAGAAGATGTACATCTGGAGGACGACGCCTTGGAGATAGGGTCCGGCGAAGAGTGGCACGAGGAGTGTTGCAACGACGCCGAGAAATAAGAGGATTCCACGGGGGGTGAAGAGGTCTTCCTCGGCCTGTTTTCGACTACGCCGGAGCGCGAGTTTGATGTCGTCAACGGTGCTCACGAATCGATGACACCTCCGATACCAGTGGGACGGACGATAAGGATTGCTATCATAACGAGGAACAGGAGCATCTCTGCTTGTTGCGACGAGATGAACGTGAGACTGAGACTGCGAAAGACGCCGATGAAGAGGGCTGCCAGAAGCGTGCCTCGGACACTCCCGAGACCCCCGATGATCACGACGATGAACGCGAAGAGGAACGGTCTCCAACCGACCCCCGGGTAGATGCTGTACGTGTTGGACAAGAGCACTCCGGCGAGGCCAGCGAGTGCCGCACTCACACCGAACGTGAGTGCGTAGATGCGGTCTGATCGAATACCCATGAGGCGGGCCGTATCTGTGTCTTGAGCGACCGCACGCATCGCCATGCCGAGTTTGGTGTACCGGATAACGGCGAACAGGACTCCGAGAGAGACGAGTGCGAGCGTGAACATCAACACCTGTTCTTTGATGAGGATGATCTGATCAAATTGCCAGATACCGGTCGTCAGCGTCGGAATCGAACGACGATCGGTCTGGTAAAGATACCGCATGAGATTCTCGGCGATGACCGCTATCGCGAACGTGCCGATAATGGCCGCAATCTCGGTGTTGTCTCGGTCACGGAGTTGACGGACGACAAGAACTTCCGTTCCGACCCCAATAACGAACAGGGCGAGCGCTGCAACCGGGATGGCCACGAGCAGACTACCAGTGAACTCGTACGCGAAGAAACCAGCGTACCCCCCGAGCATGAACATTGCCCCGTGTGCGAAGTTCAGTATCCGGGTCACCCCCCAAATGAGGGTGAGTCCGATGGCGACTAGCGCGAGCTGGCCACCGAACAGGAGACCATTGATTATCTGCTGGAGTAACAGCAGTGTTTCTACCATGCTACTTGGTTGTTCCTAGCATAGATATAATTCTTGTTACTCGCCGGCAGGGGTACACACTGATCCACTCTCTTCGCACTATTCTTTCTATAGCCGAATATTGGAATTGTATCCTACATCACGGCAATCCTCGAACCCAATTTGCCGGTCGGTACAGCGCGGAGAATGTCCGCTGCACCGAGGAGTTAAGAGCGTTCGTGACCCTGCGTCCGATATGATTACGGCCGACGGGAGGAGATTACGAGATACGTTCGAGCGACGTCCTACTGCTGAGACGGTAGAAAACGGCAGGATCGACCGACTCGAACTGACGCCCGAGGACGGAGCATTGCGTGACCTGTCCGTCTCGGCAGTAGGCAGCAAAGCCCGTAGTGAAGGGAGGTCCGCCGAGTGGTTAGACTGCCCGGTAGGATCGGACGTCTCTACAAACGCTACCGATTCTGTCGCCCAAGGATGAACCGTCACCACCGCTGGGTCGTGACGTTCTTCGGATGGGGATTGTATTTCTCCTTTACTTTCGCGTGGTACACTCTGGCCGCACTCCTCCCCCGCGTTCTCGAGGAGGTGACGATGACCTCACTGGCGACGGGCATTCTCTTGGGCGCGGTTTCGGCGGTCATGGCGCTGACTTGGATGGTAATGGGACCACTCGTCGATCGGGTTGGCCCCGGTCCTGCAATGGGGGTCGGTGTTGCCGTCCTCGGATTTGCGGCCGCATTTCGCGGGGTCGCCAGCGGATTTCCACTGCTTTTCGCATCGATGATAGTCATCGCGCTGGGTGGGTCCACAGTCACCTACGGGCTTCCTCGGGCGTTGTCATCGTATTTCCCGGCAGACGAGGTGGGCACACCGATCGGAATCGTGACTGTCGGCGCGCAGTTCGGTAGTCTGGCCGCATTCGGCGTTATGCCACAAGTGTCCTCTTTCGTCGGGGGGTGGCAGCCCGCATTCGCGCTATCAGGCATCCCTGCAATGGTCTTTGCGGCTGGTTGGCTCGTGTTCTACGAACGCGATTCAACGGCCGAGAAATCCAGTCCTCCTTCGGTAGCCACCGTCCGCCGGCTCTTCTTCCAACCGGGTATCCTCGCACTCGTCGCCGCCGGCTTCATGTATCTGTTTGCGACTCACAGCACCCTCGGATGGCTCGCCACCTTGCTCTCGACGCGTGGCTTCTCAGCGAAGACGGCTTCCCAACTCGTCGCGGTTCTCATAGCGGGCCAGATCCTCGGGACACTCGTCGTCCCGGCGTTGTCCGATCGTGTCGGCCACCGGGCGGCGTTCATCGGTGCGACCGGCGTCAGTTTCACGTTCGGGATGGTTAGCTTCGCAGTGTTCTCCACGCGGCTCCTCCCGCTCGTCGGCGTCGGAATCGTTTCAGGACTTGCACTCGGGGGAATCTCCCCGCTTCTCCGAGTTCTTCCGATGGAACTCGTGTCTCAAGACACGTTGAGTACTGTCATCAGTATGATTTTTGGCGTGGGTGCTATCGGTGGGTTCCTCGGCCCTGTTCTAGTCGGTGCAACCCTCGAGTCGACCACACTGTTCGCTGGGTTCGGAATCCTCGCGCTCCCGGGAGTCGCCTTCATGATCATCAGCGTGGCATTTGCGAGGTTGGAGTAGGTCTATGTCCCGCTTGGACGGTTCTCACGCCGAAGAGTACTCGACGGCGTTTCGGAAAAGGCGATGGGTCGGATGGGCCGCGCTCGTCGTGCCGTATCTCCTGATGGCCTTCCATCGGACGTCGATGGCTGTGCTCTCAGAAGACGTCGCCCGCGCATTCGACAGTACTGGCGTGGGTCTCGGCATTCTTCACGCAGGGTATTTCTACCTGTACGCGGCAGGACAACTCCCCGCGGGTGTGTGCGGACCGGTATGGTCCCCGGCAGACGACCCTTGCCGGGGGACTCATCATGAGTTTGGGAGCAATCGGATTCGGGTTGGCCGATACCTACGCGGTGGCGTTCGCCGCTCGCCTTGCCGTTGGGCTCGGCGGCGGGTTGCTTTACGTCCCGATTCTTCGGTACGCCGCGGACTGGTTTCGGGCTGACGAGTTTGCGACCGTTACAGGACTCACTGTCGCGACGTCCGCGCTGGGCGGGATGCTAGCGACGGCACCGCTTGCGGTGGCAATCGAGGCGGCTGGCTGGCGCCTCTCAGTGATTGGTCTCGGGGTCATCGGCGTGCTGTTCGCTCTCCTCGCGTACCGTATCGTGGATGACACGCCAGCCCGTGCAGGGTTTCCGGACGTCGAGTCCGACCCGAGCGACGAATCGCGCCAGTCGATATCGGATCTGTTCTCGACACTCCGTCTCGTCCTATTTGACCGTCTCACGTGGACCATTGGCATGATCGTGTTCTGCGGGCTCGGTATCCACTATACGGTCGTCGGACTTTGGGCGATTCCGTATTTAGTCGACGTTTATCACCTCCCGGTGCAACGAGCATCGACGCTCCTGTTGGTCGCAAACGTCGGGCTGTTACTCGGCTCTGTTGGGATCGGCCGTCTCTTGGACCACATCGGTCGCCGGGTAGACCTCGTTCTCGTAACCGGGATATTGTTCGCCTCCGCGTTCGCCCTCCTTGGTGTTCTCGGAACGCCGCCCCTCACAGTCGTAGGTGTGGTGCTGTTCACCGAGATGCTGCTCGTAGGCGGGTTCTCGCTTTCGTACACCATCGTGAAAGAGCGTCACGCCGGCGACGTGAGCGGAACCGCGATCGGTTTGGTGAACGCGCTCGGGTACGCTGGCAGTACGGTGTTTCCGATCCTCTTTGGATGGGTGCTCGACGCATATTGGACCGGTGAGTTGGTGGCGGGATCGAGGACATATACCGTGCTCGGATACCGCGTCGCGTTTTTCGTCGCTGCCCTGGTCGGAGTCATCGCCGTGGGGCTGACCCTCACGGTTCGACACACGATTCGGCGGGGGTAACCGTGTTCAGCAAGAGCTTTGCCAGCCCGTGTTAACGACAGTGCATGGACGATGTCGATATTCGAGAACTGACGACGGTATCCGAGTTTCGCGACGCGTACCCGGTACTGTCTCAGCTTCGTGATCACCTCTCAGTCGAGGGGTATCTCGACCGACTCGAGACGATGCGTGAAGAGGGATACCGACTCTTCGCTCTGTACGAGGACTCTCAGATCGTCGCGGTTGTCGGCGGCACACGCAACCACAACTTCTACTCTGGCCCCCATCTCTTCGTGTACGATCTGGTAACCGACGAGAACCGCCGAAGCGAGGGGTTCGGAGGTGAACTCCTCAAGTTTGTAGACGAGTGGGCGCGGGAGGAATCGTGTGACCACGTCGCGCTCGAATCGGGACTCTGGCGGGACCGTGCACACGAGTTCTACGAAGATCACGGCTACGAAAAGTTCTGTTACAGTTTTCGAAAGGAGCTCGATTGATCGACAGAGCCCCTTACGGGAGGTACTACGCCACCCGTGCGGTTCTGAAGGGGTTTAGATAAATACTTCATTGCTTAACAGTAAGGTTCGCCGCATGAGCCAAACCACGTTCGACGTTGCACTGTGTCAGTATGCGTTCGGCAGTGTGAAAACGATCGACGCGTTCTGGGAGCGAATAACCGGTCTGTTCGAGCGTTGCGGCCCCGCTGACATGTATATTCTCCCGGAGTTGATCGGTTACGACGTCGCCATGTCGAACAGTCGCGAAGAGTACCAGCTGAGGAGTTCCGAGATAGAGGAGTTCCATGATAAACTCGCAGGCGAGGCAAGTGACCGAGACGCGATTATCGTCGGAGGATCGTATCGGGTGTCCGATGAGGGTGAACTGTACAACCGTGCACCGATAGCGTTGCCCGATGGATCGCTCAGGACGTACACGAAACAGCGACCGGTACCGGCCGAGCGAGAGGATGGGGTCGCATCCGGGTCACACGGAGGGCCTATTTTCGAGCACAACGGCGTCTCTGCCGGCGTACTCATCTGCTACGACGCGGAGTTCCCAGATGTGGTCCGAGACGTAGTCGAACGCGGTGCCGAAGTTATCGCGCTGCCGTCCCTAACCGGAAGCGTGGCAGGCTATCAGCGTGTTTCCCGGTGTTCAGCGGCCCGTGCGGTCGAGAATCAAGCCTACGTCCTCCAAGTTCCGTTGGTGGGGACTCATCCTCACGGTCAGAAGTGTGGGACGGGGCGTGCTTCTTGTTTCGCACCATGTGACGATATCGCCGGTCCAGACGGGACGCGGCTAACGCTGCCAGCAGACGAACACGCAGTCGGTGTACAGCGCCTCGACGTGGATTTGATCCGTAAGTCACGGAGTTCCGCATCGGTGCGACCGTTCAGTGACCGACTCGTTTTCGAATAACCATCGTCTCGTTGGGCGTATCGGTCGCTACCACCCCAGTCATCGTCGGACAGTTGGGTCGTAGAATAGCTGTGGCATAAAACCGTGTGATCGAAACTATCGAGGGAGCGTACGAGTGAGGAACCGTGCGTCATTCCACCTCAACAGATCTCGTGGTATTGAGTAGTTTGATACGTTCGTGTGTGTGTCCGCACCACAATACGACGGTATTTTGATGATTCGGATGGAAATGTTAATGTCACTCCAGCCCAGTCGTATCATAGTGCATTTCGATATCGGGCTGTTCACCTGTCAGGTACCACCGGGAAGCGATCAAACGCCGAGTCAGCGGTATAGAGAACTCCTAGACCTCGCTCCTCTCGCCGAGGACGTGGGGTTCGAAAAGGCGTGGGTGAGCGAACATCACTTCGTCGAAGACGGATACCTACCGGGGGTCTTCCCCTTTTGTGCGGCCTTAGCGACTCGGACCAGTACTATGCGTATCGGAACCGGAATCGCGCTAGCGCCGTTCTACGAGCCACTCCGATTCGCTGAAGACTCCGCCGTAATCGATCTCCTCTCGAACGGTCGATTCGAGCCTGGTCTCGCAATCGGCTGGACGGATCCGGAGTTCGAGGCGTTCGGCGTTCCCAAGCGATTACGGGTGCCATATACGGAGGAACTTATTGACGTCCTACGGCAGGCTTGGAGCGACGAGCCGATCTCGTACGACGGGGAGATTCACCAGTACGACGGAGTAGACGTCCGTCCGAAGCCGGTCCAAGAACACGTTCCGATCTGGATCGCCGGCACAGTCGATGCTGCGGTGAAACGAGCGGCGACGATAGGAAACGGGTACTTTGCGACCCCAACGTCCTTGGACGAACTAAGCCGCCGACAATCGCTTTATCAGGAAGAAGCCGATAGTTCCGAGGAGACCGGATTCGCGGAGTGGCGGTACACGTATGTCACAGAAGAACCCGAACCGTGGGAGCAGGCGAAGCAGCACGCGTGGTACATCAAACGCCAGTACATCGAGTGGGCGACTGGAACTCCACAACCGGCCGAATTACCTCCGGAACAGGAAGGAGACCTGCGTGAAGAGTGTCTCGTGGGATCCCCCGAGGAAGTCCTCGATCAAGTTAGAGAGCGCCGTGACCGCCTTGGAGACGACTATCGCCTCGTCGCGCGGTTGACGCTCCCGGGGCTGTCCGGACAACGGCTTCGTCGGTCGGTCGAGTTGTTCGGCGAGGAAGTCATCGACAAGGTAGTATAAATCGGCCAAACAGTTCAGTTAGGAGAGAGTCGCGGACCGATGCCCTTCACTGCCGCGGACGTCGAAGGAGTCTCGCCAGCTTTAGAGCGGTTCAAGAGCGTCACCGACTCGAATAGTGCCGCTCTCGACGATTTCCGCCCGGAGACCACCACGATGAGCGAGGGCCTCGATGACGCCGTCGGCGGTCAGCCGCCGGAGGTGATCGCATGGTTCGCAGAGACGCACACCCTCACAGACGGCGTCTCCCACGCGGAACCGTTCTCCGACTAAGTGGTTGAGCGCCGCATCACGAGTCGTGATATTGCG
This is a stretch of genomic DNA from Natronosalvus rutilus. It encodes these proteins:
- a CDS encoding ABC transporter ATP-binding protein, producing MTDDTILKTDSLVKTFGGLTAVDQLSFSVTEGEVAGLIGPNGAGKSTTFDLITGFHKPTSGSVSLKGKDITGGKPYKIATSGIGRTFQDTKPFGKLSVFENMLVPQTPDVSGDDKIERANAIINKLDLNGVADENGEDLSGGQKKLLELARVLMLDPDLLLLDEPSAGVNPALMDDILDHIKALNREGHTILVIEHDMTVIAELCDTVVVMSNGDAIAEGPFKEIQQDERVRNAYLGT
- a CDS encoding branched-chain amino acid ABC transporter permease, with protein sequence MSTVDDIKLALRRSRKQAEEDLFTPRGILLFLGVVATLLVPLFAGPYLQGVVLQMYIFFLAVASWNFIAGYFGMFSFTHAALFGIGGYATAVSALELGVNPIVAIVIGGVAGGLFSLPITIPALRLGGSYLAMVTLAYAEIIHLAAISFRDITGGPTGLTGFTAMFGGSRFQFFYFTVAVVGLFLAVQYVLTVSRFGLIARAIRESEDAAQMLGNNTYRHKLAGFFVGSALAGVAGGLQVYNVLIISPQMLQINQMIRFMAMTVIGGIGIFSGPIVGVVAVLGLSELLRGFTSIRLLIWGFLLLIIILFAPNGIMGSSVQSDLLKEQANTVRNALRGDSK
- a CDS encoding branched-chain amino acid ABC transporter permease, with amino-acid sequence MVETLLLLQQIINGLLFGGQLALVAIGLTLIWGVTRILNFAHGAMFMLGGYAGFFAYEFTGSLLVAIPVAALALFVIGVGTEVLVVRQLRDRDNTEIAAIIGTFAIAVIAENLMRYLYQTDRRSIPTLTTGIWQFDQIILIKEQVLMFTLALVSLGVLFAVIRYTKLGMAMRAVAQDTDTARLMGIRSDRIYALTFGVSAALAGLAGVLLSNTYSIYPGVGWRPFLFAFIVVIIGGLGSVRGTLLAALFIGVFRSLSLTFISSQQAEMLLFLVMIAILIVRPTGIGGVIDS
- a CDS encoding CynX/NimT family MFS transporter, coding for MNRHHRWVVTFFGWGLYFSFTFAWYTLAALLPRVLEEVTMTSLATGILLGAVSAVMALTWMVMGPLVDRVGPGPAMGVGVAVLGFAAAFRGVASGFPLLFASMIVIALGGSTVTYGLPRALSSYFPADEVGTPIGIVTVGAQFGSLAAFGVMPQVSSFVGGWQPAFALSGIPAMVFAAGWLVFYERDSTAEKSSPPSVATVRRLFFQPGILALVAAGFMYLFATHSTLGWLATLLSTRGFSAKTASQLVAVLIAGQILGTLVVPALSDRVGHRAAFIGATGVSFTFGMVSFAVFSTRLLPLVGVGIVSGLALGGISPLLRVLPMELVSQDTLSTVISMIFGVGAIGGFLGPVLVGATLESTTLFAGFGILALPGVAFMIISVAFARLE
- a CDS encoding MFS transporter, producing MCADRYGPRQTTLAGGLIMSLGAIGFGLADTYAVAFAARLAVGLGGGLLYVPILRYAADWFRADEFATVTGLTVATSALGGMLATAPLAVAIEAAGWRLSVIGLGVIGVLFALLAYRIVDDTPARAGFPDVESDPSDESRQSISDLFSTLRLVLFDRLTWTIGMIVFCGLGIHYTVVGLWAIPYLVDVYHLPVQRASTLLLVANVGLLLGSVGIGRLLDHIGRRVDLVLVTGILFASAFALLGVLGTPPLTVVGVVLFTEMLLVGGFSLSYTIVKERHAGDVSGTAIGLVNALGYAGSTVFPILFGWVLDAYWTGELVAGSRTYTVLGYRVAFFVAALVGVIAVGLTLTVRHTIRRG
- a CDS encoding GNAT family N-acetyltransferase gives rise to the protein MDDVDIRELTTVSEFRDAYPVLSQLRDHLSVEGYLDRLETMREEGYRLFALYEDSQIVAVVGGTRNHNFYSGPHLFVYDLVTDENRRSEGFGGELLKFVDEWAREESCDHVALESGLWRDRAHEFYEDHGYEKFCYSFRKELD
- a CDS encoding nitrilase-related carbon-nitrogen hydrolase, producing the protein MSQTTFDVALCQYAFGSVKTIDAFWERITGLFERCGPADMYILPELIGYDVAMSNSREEYQLRSSEIEEFHDKLAGEASDRDAIIVGGSYRVSDEGELYNRAPIALPDGSLRTYTKQRPVPAEREDGVASGSHGGPIFEHNGVSAGVLICYDAEFPDVVRDVVERGAEVIALPSLTGSVAGYQRVSRCSAARAVENQAYVLQVPLVGTHPHGQKCGTGRASCFAPCDDIAGPDGTRLTLPADEHAVGVQRLDVDLIRKSRSSASVRPFSDRLVFE
- a CDS encoding LLM class flavin-dependent oxidoreductase, producing MSLQPSRIIVHFDIGLFTCQVPPGSDQTPSQRYRELLDLAPLAEDVGFEKAWVSEHHFVEDGYLPGVFPFCAALATRTSTMRIGTGIALAPFYEPLRFAEDSAVIDLLSNGRFEPGLAIGWTDPEFEAFGVPKRLRVPYTEELIDVLRQAWSDEPISYDGEIHQYDGVDVRPKPVQEHVPIWIAGTVDAAVKRAATIGNGYFATPTSLDELSRRQSLYQEEADSSEETGFAEWRYTYVTEEPEPWEQAKQHAWYIKRQYIEWATGTPQPAELPPEQEGDLREECLVGSPEEVLDQVRERRDRLGDDYRLVARLTLPGLSGQRLRRSVELFGEEVIDKVV